A single Nicotiana tabacum cultivar K326 chromosome 5, ASM71507v2, whole genome shotgun sequence DNA region contains:
- the LOC142180777 gene encoding uncharacterized protein LOC142180777, whose translation MEVYIDDMLVKTQHSGDHISHLSDTFQILRKFIMKLNLEKCAFSVASALKKQDHFEWAEECQQALKNLKTFLSNPPLLTKPKAGERLLIYLAVLEVAVSAILVREDQGRLVKWAIEFSEYGITYQPRTAIKSQVLADFVADLAKECN comes from the exons ATGGAGGTCTACATAGATGACATGCTTGTTAAAACTCAACATTCAGGGGATCATATATCGCACTTGTCTGATACGTTTCAGATCTTGCGAAAATTCATTATGAAATTAAATctggagaaatgtgcattcagtGTTGCATCAG ctcttaaaaagcaagatcactTCGAATGGGCTGAGGAATGTCAGCAGgcactcaaaaatttgaagacatTTCTGTCAAATCCGCCATTGCTcacaaaaccaaaggctggggaaagacTGCTCATCTACCTTGCTGTCTTAGAAGTAGCAGTAAGTGCTATTTTAGTCCGtgaagaccaag gtaggttagtCAAGTGGGCTATAGAATTTAGTGAATATGGCAtcacataccaacctagaaccgcgataaaatctcaagtgttagcAGATTTTGTGGCTGATTTAGCCAAGGAATGcaattag